A genomic window from Euryarchaeota archaeon includes:
- a CDS encoding DHH family phosphoesterase gives MLDRAGVTNEIEFVKSLTDTELARLKAEAPEFVLFVDLGSGASERLSPLQAAVADHHHFGVDFPLHLNPRIFGLDGNRTLSGSGATYLIARALDPDNTDLAALAIVGAVGDLQDSDDGRLVGVNRFILEEGRARGVLDVSLDVRFFGRESRPLGKFLQFADNPAIPGVSGREDAAFRLLEGLGIRLREGVRMRRWIDLSQVEKRLIVTKLADELLSKGAPPGSVERLIGEAYSLPRETLGSHLHDAKEFATLLNSTARYARAEIGLAVGLGDRGEAYREALSLLRGHRGHLVSGLEHVRKAGIFERKNIQYFHAGSAIRDTVVGIVAGMMFNSEGVRRDIPMIAFANDEEGKVKVSARATRALTERGVNLSAAIGKAAATVDGAGGGHDVAAGATIPAGAEERFLDAMDAAVGEQLGLHAK, from the coding sequence ATGCTGGACCGGGCCGGCGTCACGAACGAGATCGAATTCGTGAAATCACTCACGGATACCGAACTCGCACGGCTGAAGGCAGAGGCGCCCGAATTCGTCCTATTCGTCGACCTCGGGAGCGGCGCTTCGGAGAGGCTCTCCCCGCTCCAAGCGGCCGTCGCCGACCACCATCATTTCGGCGTGGATTTCCCGTTGCACCTCAACCCCCGCATATTCGGGCTCGACGGGAACCGGACCTTGAGCGGGTCGGGCGCGACGTACCTCATCGCGCGTGCCCTCGATCCGGATAACACGGATCTCGCGGCCCTCGCGATCGTCGGCGCGGTGGGCGACCTCCAAGACAGCGACGACGGCCGCCTCGTCGGCGTGAACCGCTTCATCCTCGAGGAGGGGCGGGCCCGCGGGGTGCTCGACGTCTCGCTCGACGTGCGCTTCTTCGGACGCGAATCGCGGCCCCTCGGAAAGTTCCTTCAATTCGCCGACAACCCCGCGATTCCCGGCGTCTCCGGGCGGGAAGATGCGGCGTTTCGGCTCCTGGAAGGTCTCGGGATACGGCTTCGCGAGGGTGTGCGGATGAGACGGTGGATAGACCTCTCGCAAGTCGAGAAACGGCTCATCGTCACGAAGCTCGCGGACGAGTTGTTGTCAAAGGGCGCCCCGCCTGGATCCGTCGAGCGCCTCATCGGGGAAGCCTACTCCTTGCCTCGAGAGACCCTGGGAAGCCACTTGCATGACGCAAAGGAGTTCGCGACCCTTCTCAATTCGACTGCGCGCTACGCCAGGGCGGAGATCGGCCTCGCAGTGGGCCTTGGCGACCGGGGCGAGGCGTACCGGGAGGCGTTGTCGCTCCTACGCGGCCATCGGGGGCATCTCGTCTCGGGGCTGGAGCATGTGCGAAAGGCCGGCATCTTCGAGCGAAAGAACATCCAGTACTTCCACGCGGGCTCGGCGATCCGCGACACCGTCGTAGGTATCGTCGCCGGCATGATGTTCAATAGCGAGGGCGTGCGCCGGGACATCCCGATGATCGCGTTTGCCAACGACGAGGAGGGGAAGGTGAAGGTGTCGGCCCGTGCGACGAGGGCGCTCACAGAACGCGGCGTGAACCTCTCGGCCGCCATCGGGAAGGCGGCGGCGACCGTGGATGGGGCCGGCGGCGGTCACGATGTGGCGGCGGGCGCCACGATTCCCGCGGGTGCCGAGGAGCGCTTCTTGGACGCGATGGACGCGGCGGTCGGGGAACAGTTGGGCCTTCACGCGAAGTGA
- a CDS encoding helix-turn-helix domain-containing protein, protein MQSLDALGGTTRLRIYRLVQERPGLSIREVAGALEISHSTASYHLAKLAEQALINGMVDGNKVRYYKSRSDLSDEDKRFLAIMKSDETVRVLRAIKAHKDCMRVELKRELGVTSPTIAWHLRKLFDTRLVRERGAGKGRFLQADEDKLTDSLNRLRTYLPENVTKLKEP, encoded by the coding sequence TTGCAGTCCCTGGACGCGCTCGGCGGGACAACCCGGTTGAGGATCTACCGGCTCGTCCAGGAAAGGCCGGGCCTCTCGATACGGGAAGTGGCAGGGGCCCTCGAGATCAGCCATTCGACCGCGAGCTATCATCTCGCGAAGCTCGCCGAACAGGCGCTCATCAACGGGATGGTGGACGGGAACAAGGTCCGCTACTACAAGTCCCGCTCCGACCTCTCCGACGAGGACAAACGCTTCCTCGCCATCATGAAAAGCGACGAGACCGTCCGCGTGCTTCGGGCCATCAAGGCGCACAAGGACTGCATGCGAGTCGAGTTGAAGCGCGAGTTGGGCGTCACGTCGCCCACGATCGCGTGGCACTTGAGGAAACTCTTCGATACGCGCTTGGTTCGCGAACGCGGCGCCGGTAAGGGCCGCTTCCTACAGGCGGACGAGGACAAATTGACCGATTCCTTGAACCGACTGCGCACCTACCTTCCTGAGAACGTGACCAAGCTCAAAGAGCCGTAG
- a CDS encoding TrmB family transcriptional regulator translates to MTINADRLNRMQEFGLTEYEARAYLALLDLDIAHAGKVADLSRVPRTKIYQALDGLEAKHLIKVIPERPKKYAVCPFSDYLDGLESSFRTKAEEIETNKAAIALEFAPRNADREEEDGSFVVVKGRGNVASKLMTMCAAAQESFTVFASANAARRMAYFAPILKERSEAGVRVTIVTDEIHEDVEREFAGFAEVRRGSSAGSALIVIRDSRELLTAHSTPDDTHYFQGGDTGVVTDDAAIVAAVLNLIEANGTRTVPTAIGELQAQSA, encoded by the coding sequence GTGACGATAAACGCCGACCGCTTGAACAGGATGCAGGAATTCGGGCTGACCGAGTACGAGGCCAGAGCCTACCTCGCCCTCCTCGACCTCGACATCGCCCACGCCGGCAAGGTCGCCGACCTGTCGCGAGTGCCCCGCACGAAGATCTACCAAGCGCTCGACGGCCTCGAAGCCAAGCACCTCATCAAGGTCATCCCCGAACGCCCGAAGAAGTACGCCGTCTGCCCGTTCTCCGACTACCTCGACGGATTGGAATCCTCCTTCCGCACGAAGGCCGAGGAGATAGAGACCAACAAGGCCGCGATCGCTTTGGAGTTCGCGCCCCGAAACGCCGACCGGGAAGAAGAGGACGGTTCGTTCGTCGTCGTGAAAGGCCGCGGGAACGTCGCCTCGAAGCTGATGACGATGTGCGCTGCGGCCCAGGAGTCCTTCACCGTCTTCGCCTCCGCGAACGCAGCGAGGCGCATGGCCTACTTCGCGCCCATACTCAAGGAACGCTCGGAGGCCGGCGTGCGCGTGACGATCGTGACCGACGAGATCCACGAGGACGTGGAGCGCGAGTTCGCAGGCTTCGCGGAAGTCAGGCGCGGCTCGTCGGCGGGAAGCGCACTCATTGTCATCCGGGACAGCCGGGAGCTCCTGACCGCCCATTCGACGCCCGACGACACCCACTACTTCCAAGGTGGGGACACCGGGGTGGTGACCGATGACGCGGCGATTGTCGCCGCCGTATTGAACCTCATCGAAGCGAACGGAACGAGGACCGTCCCGACCGCTATCGGAGAACTCCAGGCGCAGAGCGCCTGA
- a CDS encoding TldD/PmbA family protein, translating to MLGDLEKAVRLAVRAGADSAEAFGMWSTGTSFSVEKDSVSNAHAASHEASAIRVIKGGRLGFAYYTGIDEARSAVGRALKISRLSARTEYRFPGEKKAAAVLKPDPRILAFTAEMGVEGLVTLTRAALDVDPHLVVAGAGVGWGTDGCALVNSEGARFREVATSIHASAYTVYKNGGSATGFDFDSKMRGRIDWAKVGRNAGGLAVRAARPRRLGKAPKEVIFTPFASETLFEFLLVKALHADVVDKGQSVYSGRIGDTVASSALTLVDDPLDPAMPNSASHDDEGVRSKRNVLIEKGRLTGVLADLESASRRETPALGSSLRYERRDAERSVKAPPTTCGRNIVLRARNVKFGALVSSTKDGVLVYDLLGAHTANPQSGDFSVTAATLFRIKDGEILHAVKPVVISGNLPDLMKRVTGVADDYRDMSGSFSPVNLHVPSVRFEGVNVAGR from the coding sequence GTGCTTGGCGACCTGGAAAAGGCCGTCCGGCTCGCGGTTCGCGCCGGGGCAGACTCCGCGGAGGCCTTCGGGATGTGGTCGACGGGCACCAGTTTTTCCGTCGAAAAGGATTCGGTGAGCAACGCCCACGCGGCCTCCCATGAGGCAAGTGCCATAAGGGTCATCAAGGGCGGCCGGTTGGGCTTCGCCTACTACACCGGCATCGACGAGGCGCGCTCGGCGGTAGGCCGGGCACTCAAGATCTCCCGGTTGTCGGCGCGCACCGAATACCGTTTCCCGGGCGAGAAGAAGGCGGCGGCTGTCCTGAAGCCGGACCCGCGTATCTTAGCGTTCACGGCCGAGATGGGGGTCGAGGGACTCGTCACGCTGACTCGCGCGGCGCTCGACGTTGACCCTCATCTTGTGGTCGCGGGCGCGGGCGTAGGCTGGGGCACCGACGGGTGCGCGCTCGTGAACAGCGAAGGCGCCCGCTTCCGGGAGGTCGCAACGTCCATCCATGCAAGCGCATACACGGTCTACAAGAACGGCGGCTCGGCCACGGGCTTCGATTTTGATTCCAAGATGCGCGGTCGTATCGATTGGGCCAAGGTCGGCCGGAATGCGGGTGGATTGGCCGTTCGAGCCGCGCGCCCTAGACGCCTTGGCAAGGCCCCGAAGGAAGTGATATTCACGCCGTTCGCGTCCGAGACGCTTTTCGAGTTCCTCCTCGTCAAGGCGTTGCATGCGGACGTGGTCGACAAGGGCCAATCAGTGTACTCCGGGCGGATCGGCGACACGGTCGCCAGTAGCGCCTTGACGCTCGTCGACGACCCGCTCGACCCGGCGATGCCGAACAGCGCAAGCCACGACGACGAAGGCGTGCGGTCGAAGCGCAACGTGCTCATCGAGAAGGGACGCCTGACGGGGGTCCTCGCCGACCTGGAAAGCGCTTCGCGCCGCGAAACGCCCGCCTTGGGTTCTAGCCTCCGCTACGAGCGGCGCGACGCGGAGCGCAGCGTGAAAGCGCCCCCGACCACCTGCGGTAGGAACATAGTGCTACGCGCCCGCAACGTCAAGTTCGGGGCCCTCGTGTCGTCGACGAAGGACGGCGTCCTCGTCTATGATTTGCTGGGAGCCCACACGGCAAACCCGCAGAGCGGGGATTTCTCCGTGACCGCCGCGACGCTTTTCAGGATCAAGGACGGGGAGATCCTGCACGCCGTCAAACCCGTCGTGATATCCGGAAACCTCCCCGATTTAATGAAGCGCGTGACGGGCGTCGCCGACGACTACCGGGACATGTCGGGCTCGTTCAGCCCCGTCAACCTCCACGTGCCTTCGGTCCGGTTCGAGGGCGTCAATGTCGCGGGGCGGTGA
- a CDS encoding TldD/PmbA family protein — MGVNARAFAAAVKGKATFADIRYEKDERFVLDVKDGEIRRCVSGSESGVGVRVLYGGLWGLSSTTDVTRTGVAKAVEKALRVARSAAPHAKEKITLAPVSTAPARRFWKPKKDPFDKTPQEWIQFLMDVGKTAKGEAEVNSVSTGVEMTRTETVYETSEGLRREHGLTRLLFQSDIGARRGDRMTSHRVRIGGTKGMELFSKQDPEEAVAHSAKAAVRMLSARRPPLGKVPVITDPDLTGVFAHEALGHACEADLVIAGESLLAGRIGEKFGSDEVTIVDDSSVRGAFGSIPFDAEGLPSKRKVLFERGQLAGYIHSRETAGRLGMKPNGGARAEDYSVRPLVRMSNTMIDAGDWGFEEMIKDTKRGILAMGTRGGQVDVARGTFQFSAQESFLIERGEITTPLLDVSINGLILETLARIDAVGKKVELASPGFCGKGQLVPVGDGGPYVRMSEALVGGG, encoded by the coding sequence GTGGGTGTCAACGCAAGGGCCTTCGCGGCCGCGGTGAAGGGCAAGGCGACCTTCGCCGACATCCGTTACGAGAAGGACGAACGCTTTGTTCTCGATGTGAAGGACGGGGAGATCCGGCGCTGCGTGTCGGGAAGCGAGAGTGGGGTGGGCGTACGCGTCCTCTATGGTGGGCTCTGGGGCCTATCGTCGACGACCGATGTGACAAGGACCGGCGTGGCCAAGGCCGTGGAGAAGGCGTTACGCGTCGCTCGTTCGGCCGCGCCGCATGCAAAGGAGAAGATCACGCTCGCGCCCGTGTCCACCGCACCCGCCCGACGGTTTTGGAAGCCAAAGAAGGACCCGTTCGACAAGACCCCGCAGGAATGGATCCAATTCCTCATGGACGTCGGGAAGACCGCCAAGGGCGAAGCGGAGGTGAATTCCGTCTCCACGGGCGTCGAAATGACCCGGACGGAGACCGTTTACGAGACCAGCGAAGGGTTGCGGCGCGAACACGGCCTCACGCGGCTCCTCTTCCAATCGGACATCGGGGCGCGTCGCGGCGACCGGATGACGTCCCATCGCGTCAGGATCGGCGGGACAAAAGGCATGGAGCTCTTTTCCAAGCAAGATCCGGAGGAAGCGGTCGCGCATTCCGCGAAAGCGGCGGTACGTATGCTGTCGGCAAGACGCCCGCCTCTTGGCAAGGTCCCCGTGATAACGGATCCCGACCTCACGGGTGTCTTCGCCCACGAGGCGCTCGGACACGCATGCGAGGCGGACCTCGTCATCGCGGGGGAAAGTCTACTTGCCGGCCGCATCGGGGAGAAGTTCGGAAGCGACGAGGTCACGATAGTCGACGATTCCTCGGTGAGAGGCGCTTTCGGAAGCATCCCGTTCGATGCCGAAGGGTTGCCGTCAAAACGCAAGGTGCTCTTCGAGCGCGGCCAGCTCGCCGGTTACATCCACTCCCGGGAGACCGCGGGAAGACTCGGCATGAAGCCAAACGGCGGGGCGCGGGCGGAGGATTACTCAGTACGCCCTTTGGTGCGCATGAGCAACACGATGATCGATGCCGGCGACTGGGGCTTCGAGGAGATGATAAAGGACACGAAACGGGGGATACTCGCCATGGGCACCCGCGGTGGGCAAGTGGACGTCGCGCGGGGGACTTTCCAGTTCAGCGCGCAGGAATCGTTCCTCATCGAGCGTGGGGAGATCACCACACCGCTTCTTGACGTCTCGATCAACGGTCTCATCCTGGAGACCCTCGCCAGGATCGACGCGGTCGGGAAGAAAGTGGAACTCGCCTCCCCGGGTTTTTGCGGCAAGGGACAACTCGTGCCGGTCGGAGACGGCGGCCCTTACGTGAGGATGAGCGAAGCGTTGGTGGGGGGCGGTTGA
- a CDS encoding transposase produces the protein MMEEGESIMENGNRKKWTPRAKLEIVLEGMKNETGIADVCRKHGVSTTTYHLWRDRLFKNAGKVFEHASRDKPDHEVEELQAELQRPKNVIAEITSENLEFKKTPGRWKTGRVR, from the coding sequence ATGATGGAGGAAGGGGAATCAATAATGGAGAACGGAAACAGGAAGAAATGGACGCCTCGGGCAAAACTCGAGATCGTCCTCGAAGGCATGAAGAACGAGACCGGCATCGCCGACGTCTGCCGCAAGCACGGGGTCAGTACGACCACGTACCATCTTTGGCGGGACCGGTTGTTCAAGAACGCTGGCAAGGTCTTCGAACACGCCAGTCGGGACAAGCCGGACCATGAGGTCGAAGAACTCCAAGCCGAACTCCAACGGCCGAAGAACGTCATCGCGGAGATCACGAGCGAGAACCTGGAGTTTAAAAAAACTCCTGGGCGCTGGAAGACGGGCCGCGTGAGATAG
- a CDS encoding IS3 family transposase, with product MPLIEETIRDTRRRVRWPTRLILARLGVPKASYYRWRKTSPLVREERPPQPFEILPEEREAVLCYGREHPKIRHRELAWRMVDEDVAYVSKSIVYRILNEEGLIAEWQQYRREKRLFIRAEAPDVKWQSDITYIKLGGRNYYLITFIDAYSRYITYWDLLTRMDGDSVSLAAEAALGRLAGGKMPIIQTDNGSGYISRDFKIVLNRRGITHHRIRPHTPTDNAIVERVEKTIKAELQNHEPETPDAARLIIEGIIRWYNHERLHSSIDFLPPWVMYRGNPQEVLERRRVKLAAARHRRRELNLRRRQSRLYLEQGMTFTREPESQRNEETRLSHSC from the coding sequence ATGCCCCTAATCGAGGAAACGATCCGGGACACGAGACGGCGCGTCCGATGGCCCACGCGGCTCATCCTCGCCCGACTCGGAGTCCCGAAGGCGTCGTACTACAGGTGGCGAAAGACGAGCCCGTTGGTACGAGAGGAGCGACCGCCTCAACCGTTCGAGATCCTCCCCGAGGAACGCGAGGCGGTCCTCTGCTACGGCCGAGAGCACCCGAAAATCCGCCACCGCGAACTCGCGTGGCGGATGGTGGACGAGGACGTCGCGTACGTCTCGAAAAGCATCGTCTACCGGATCTTGAACGAGGAAGGCCTCATCGCGGAGTGGCAACAGTACCGGCGAGAGAAGAGGTTATTCATCCGGGCGGAGGCGCCCGATGTGAAGTGGCAGTCGGACATCACGTACATCAAACTCGGTGGACGGAATTATTACCTCATCACGTTCATCGATGCGTACTCGCGGTACATCACGTACTGGGACCTCTTGACCAGGATGGACGGCGACTCGGTGAGCCTGGCCGCGGAGGCGGCCCTTGGCCGCCTCGCTGGCGGGAAGATGCCGATCATCCAGACCGACAATGGGAGCGGGTACATCAGTCGAGACTTCAAGATCGTCCTCAATCGGAGAGGCATCACGCATCACCGGATCAGGCCGCATACGCCGACGGACAACGCAATCGTCGAACGCGTCGAGAAGACAATCAAGGCCGAGCTCCAAAATCATGAGCCGGAAACACCCGACGCTGCCCGACTCATCATCGAAGGGATCATCCGCTGGTACAACCACGAACGACTACACTCGTCAATCGACTTTCTCCCACCGTGGGTTATGTACCGTGGTAATCCCCAAGAGGTCCTCGAACGGCGGCGAGTCAAACTCGCCGCCGCGCGTCACAGGCGAAGGGAACTCAACCTTCGTCGGCGCCAGTCACGCTTATATCTCGAACAGGGAATGACATTCACGCGGGAACCGGAATCGCAAAGAAACGAGGAGACCCGATTGTCTCACTCATGCTGA
- a CDS encoding PAS domain S-box protein: protein MGASVGVGIVVLDAEGCVLLASNEVPSLLGLAILNPGMPLTQAASHLPAQVRSAIDDAVLRGRDASLRAVRAPARGLLDWEIVARTDPKTNRVIEVVITLAESPARGELSYQAFIHSTDAILITNRAGVIVDVNPAFERIYEFAREDCVGKTPRIVKSPTTPRAIYIRMWRDILDPAIGRWSGELTNVDKAGNEHRVLLNIDAVRDETGTITHFMGVATDVSTRRALERRAAHAEKLAALGSLAAGVAHELNTPLANILLLAENLRRRTTDPEAHVRLETLMAQTEAASRIVGSLLDFSRQHEIQFRELDLVPLVRDALAFVRGKSPPGVVIREVREEGTFLVLGDRDQLTQIVVNIVHNAIYAIGGNGVVTVRVGGDENHAILAIADTGPGIPPDVLPRIFEPFFTTKPEGKGTGLGLAICYGIVQSHGGVIEATSLPGSGATFTIRLPRAEVSA from the coding sequence GTGGGCGCATCCGTCGGTGTTGGCATCGTCGTCCTCGACGCAGAGGGATGCGTCTTGCTCGCGAGCAACGAGGTCCCAAGCCTTCTTGGCCTCGCGATACTCAACCCCGGAATGCCGCTGACTCAAGCGGCTTCGCATCTCCCGGCGCAAGTCCGGAGTGCCATCGACGACGCCGTTCTTCGCGGCCGCGACGCCTCGCTGCGCGCCGTCCGCGCCCCCGCGCGCGGCCTACTCGATTGGGAGATCGTCGCGCGCACCGATCCGAAGACAAACCGCGTCATTGAGGTCGTGATCACGCTCGCGGAGTCGCCTGCCCGAGGGGAGCTCTCGTATCAGGCATTCATCCACAGCACGGATGCAATCCTGATCACGAATCGAGCCGGCGTCATCGTCGATGTCAACCCCGCGTTCGAACGGATCTACGAATTCGCGCGGGAGGATTGCGTGGGCAAGACGCCCCGCATCGTCAAGAGTCCCACGACGCCTCGCGCCATTTACATTCGCATGTGGCGCGACATCCTCGACCCGGCCATCGGTCGATGGTCGGGGGAGCTGACGAATGTCGACAAGGCCGGAAATGAACACCGTGTTCTGTTGAACATCGACGCGGTCCGGGACGAGACTGGCACCATCACGCACTTCATGGGCGTCGCGACCGACGTGAGCACGCGTCGCGCCTTGGAGCGGCGTGCGGCGCACGCAGAGAAGCTCGCCGCGCTGGGAAGCCTCGCGGCCGGCGTCGCGCACGAACTCAACACGCCGCTCGCGAACATCCTACTCCTGGCCGAGAACCTGCGCCGGCGTACGACCGACCCCGAGGCGCACGTCCGACTCGAGACGCTCATGGCCCAAACCGAGGCGGCCTCGCGGATCGTGGGGAGCCTCCTCGACTTCTCACGCCAACACGAGATACAATTCCGCGAGCTCGACCTCGTGCCGCTCGTGCGCGACGCGCTGGCGTTCGTGCGCGGGAAGAGCCCGCCCGGCGTCGTCATCCGCGAGGTGCGTGAAGAGGGGACGTTCCTTGTCCTCGGGGATCGCGACCAACTCACTCAGATCGTCGTCAATATCGTCCATAACGCGATTTACGCGATCGGTGGCAATGGCGTCGTCACTGTTCGCGTGGGCGGCGACGAGAACCATGCGATCCTCGCCATCGCTGACACGGGGCCTGGCATCCCGCCCGACGTGCTGCCGCGCATCTTCGAGCCGTTCTTCACCACCAAACCCGAGGGAAAAGGGACCGGCCTCGGTCTTGCAATCTGCTATGGCATCGTCCAATCGCACGGCGGCGTGATAGAAGCGACGTCGCTTCCTGGATCGGGCGCGACGTTCACAATCAGGCTCCCCCGCGCGGAGGTGTCCGCGTGA
- a CDS encoding response regulator, which translates to MKLRILIVDDDAVFRAEFSDALKAEGHDVSAAPDVADGVAALQKRPFDVVFTDLRMPRKGGLDLIRQVKRRWPSVLIMVVTGFAAIDTAVEAMRLGAFDYVQKPFRIDAVRKSLALVEQEIAFEQLSLVDHDPVALAAEIARREDIDVLLVSPELPTPLPPRVQHTPLEPMQPYKIKEAFVRFAEGKPRAGLVVGNMDRVLAVHPVSDCVEILRRLRDEAHGRGPIAIGFNPAALRRDAIAALRAALAAPELHGLVEAIGSPIRRRVLRRLEAGQASFTQLLEASGITESPKLSFHIRRLVDVGLLGQAGADYRLTPKGAQAVGVLHRLEEAATREPFSFMLFGSNTG; encoded by the coding sequence GTGAAACTGCGGATACTTATCGTCGATGACGACGCGGTCTTCCGTGCCGAGTTCTCCGACGCACTCAAGGCGGAGGGTCACGACGTTTCCGCGGCACCCGATGTCGCCGACGGGGTCGCCGCCCTCCAAAAGCGGCCCTTCGACGTCGTGTTCACGGACCTCCGCATGCCGCGCAAGGGCGGGCTCGATCTCATTCGCCAAGTCAAACGGCGCTGGCCGTCAGTCCTCATCATGGTCGTCACGGGCTTCGCCGCCATCGACACAGCCGTAGAAGCGATGCGGCTGGGAGCGTTCGACTACGTCCAGAAGCCGTTCCGCATCGACGCCGTCCGCAAGTCACTCGCGCTCGTCGAACAGGAGATCGCGTTCGAGCAGCTTTCGCTCGTCGACCATGACCCCGTGGCCCTTGCGGCGGAGATCGCCCGCCGCGAAGACATCGACGTGCTTCTTGTCTCGCCGGAGCTGCCCACGCCGCTTCCGCCGCGCGTCCAGCACACACCTCTTGAACCCATGCAGCCGTACAAGATCAAGGAAGCCTTCGTCCGCTTCGCCGAGGGAAAGCCGCGGGCAGGGCTCGTCGTCGGGAACATGGATCGCGTGCTGGCCGTCCACCCTGTGAGCGACTGCGTGGAAATCCTTCGAAGGCTCCGCGACGAGGCGCACGGCCGGGGCCCCATCGCGATCGGATTCAACCCGGCGGCCTTGCGACGCGACGCCATCGCGGCGCTACGCGCGGCACTCGCCGCCCCCGAACTTCACGGCCTTGTCGAAGCCATCGGCTCGCCCATCCGCCGACGCGTACTCCGTCGTCTCGAAGCGGGGCAAGCATCCTTCACACAGCTTCTCGAGGCGAGCGGTATCACTGAATCGCCCAAGCTGTCGTTCCATATCCGTCGCCTCGTCGACGTCGGCTTGTTGGGCCAAGCGGGGGCGGACTACCGGCTTACACCCAAAGGCGCGCAGGCAGTGGGTGTGCTTCATCGCCTGGAAGAGGCCGCGACGCGCGAGCCGTTCTCGTTCATGCTGTTCGGGTCGAACACCGGATGA
- a CDS encoding phosphate uptake regulator PhoU, translating into MDVRRVHKVGTNSLAVTLPRRWAKRIGLNAGDAVNFRDEEDASLILFRADGCSVAPVRATFTTEPGTSPRELERVLIGYYVSAYDTVDVFAQSTFTREQLDALRLTAQRLTGFAVVESGPAVFRVQSYLDPSWSGLSEHVHRLLKVTDDMVALAIPILADRDAHAAREILALGDQTDRLYYLTVRFLTLATNDRAVAHHMGLDSVQEAMGCRVLAKALEEIGDSMETVADVVLRFQDQDIKIADDIRVGLDQFVNRICSHMAVGVDAFFSGSAERASALLESIYEMEHEKVHFTESVLARVCDPAGATMLTACAMALRDVCRFTRVIGETAMNNALRRRVEAAGEDPPGDHPVFDPNSMNENGSRVAASSRR; encoded by the coding sequence ATGGACGTCCGTCGGGTGCACAAAGTGGGCACGAATAGTCTCGCCGTCACCCTCCCCCGCAGGTGGGCCAAGCGCATCGGTCTCAACGCGGGCGACGCGGTGAACTTCCGCGACGAGGAGGACGCCTCCCTAATCCTCTTTCGCGCGGACGGCTGTAGTGTCGCTCCCGTTCGCGCCACGTTCACCACAGAACCAGGGACCTCGCCACGCGAGCTGGAGCGCGTGCTGATCGGCTACTACGTGTCCGCCTACGATACGGTCGACGTCTTCGCGCAGAGCACCTTCACGCGCGAGCAACTCGACGCACTTCGCTTGACGGCCCAACGGCTCACCGGCTTCGCGGTGGTCGAGAGCGGGCCAGCCGTTTTCCGGGTCCAGAGCTACCTCGACCCTTCATGGAGCGGGCTCAGTGAGCACGTCCATCGTCTCCTCAAAGTCACAGATGACATGGTGGCGCTCGCGATACCCATCCTCGCCGACCGGGATGCGCACGCGGCCCGCGAGATCCTCGCCTTGGGCGACCAGACGGACCGGCTCTACTATCTCACGGTGCGCTTCCTGACGCTGGCGACGAACGACCGTGCCGTCGCGCATCACATGGGGCTCGACTCTGTGCAGGAGGCCATGGGATGCAGAGTCCTGGCCAAGGCGCTCGAAGAGATCGGCGACAGCATGGAGACAGTCGCCGATGTCGTGCTCCGCTTCCAGGATCAAGACATCAAGATCGCGGACGATATCCGCGTCGGACTTGACCAGTTCGTCAACCGCATCTGCAGCCACATGGCCGTAGGAGTCGACGCCTTCTTTTCGGGCTCCGCGGAGCGCGCCAGCGCCCTCCTCGAGAGCATCTACGAGATGGAGCACGAGAAGGTCCATTTCACCGAAAGTGTGCTTGCTCGCGTCTGCGACCCCGCCGGCGCCACGATGCTCACGGCGTGCGCCATGGCGCTGCGCGACGTTTGTCGCTTCACCCGGGTCATCGGGGAGACCGCGATGAACAACGCGCTGCGCCGACGCGTGGAGGCTGCGGGCGAGGACCCGCCGGGGGATCATCCGGTGTTCGACCCGAACAGCATGAACGAGAACGGCTCGCGCGTCGCGGCCTCTTCCAGGCGATGA
- a CDS encoding PRC-barrel domain-containing protein, whose translation MGALLEEITRFVNLPVYTKNGTFVGNVKNLILDLPGRKLDSILVGKTNPILVDGGRDVSIPYRWVSSFDDVMILRFFPEELTKKKEATTGEKTGENGAKEIGA comes from the coding sequence TTGGGTGCACTATTGGAAGAGATAACGCGTTTCGTCAACCTCCCCGTCTACACGAAGAACGGCACGTTCGTCGGTAACGTGAAGAACCTCATCCTTGACCTTCCCGGGCGGAAACTCGACTCGATACTTGTCGGGAAGACGAACCCCATCCTCGTGGACGGAGGGCGAGACGTCTCCATCCCCTATCGTTGGGTCTCGTCCTTCGACGATGTCATGATCCTGCGCTTCTTCCCCGAGGAGTTGACGAAGAAGAAGGAGGCGACGACGGGCGAGAAGACCGGCGAGAACGGCGCCAAAGAGATTGGGGCCTGA